The Hymenobacter sp. DG01 genome has a segment encoding these proteins:
- a CDS encoding STAS/SEC14 domain-containing protein has protein sequence MRTELTNGFGKVYFTTEYDATTQWVYNNWLGYQTYVGVIAGADACLHPLRENACSYLLNDNRQVLGPWDHAVEWIASDWAPRASSQGLTHFAHVVSPETMAAQSAQSMFLGIGGRLHMRMFARLDEAQQWLREAQQHSVTR, from the coding sequence ATGCGCACAGAACTTACCAATGGCTTTGGGAAAGTGTACTTTACCACCGAGTATGATGCCACTACCCAATGGGTGTACAATAACTGGCTTGGCTACCAGACCTACGTGGGCGTAATAGCGGGCGCCGATGCCTGCCTGCATCCCCTGCGCGAAAACGCCTGCTCCTACCTGCTCAACGATAACCGCCAGGTACTTGGCCCCTGGGACCATGCCGTAGAATGGATTGCTTCCGACTGGGCGCCCCGGGCCAGCAGCCAGGGCCTCACCCATTTTGCCCACGTAGTAAGCCCCGAAACCATGGCCGCACAGTCGGCCCAATCTATGTTTCTGGGAATTGGAGGCCGCCTACACATGCGCATGTTCGCCCGCCTCGATGAGGCCCAGCAGTGGCTTCGTGAAGCTCAGCAGCATTCTGTTACCCGCTAG
- a CDS encoding NAD(P)H-quinone oxidoreductase: MNAIVITQPGGPEVLELRQLPQPAPAPHEVLIKVAAAGVNRPDVLLRQGKYRGSGDVSGLVPGLEVAGTVAQCGAAVTRWQPGDAVCALLAQGGYAEYAAVDARHCLPLPTGWTPTQAASLPETVFTVWHNVFERGQLQRGETLLVHGGGSGIGVTAVQLARALGSRVAATAGSAEKCAAVRALGAEWAINYKEEDFEEVLAEVGGVDVVLDMIGGDYTPKNLRLLRDDGRLVFINAMQGSTAAFNALEVMARRLTITGSTLRPRSAEFKAALTTEVERHVWPLLAAGSVRPIIHATLPLTQAADAHRLLESSAHIGKIVLTVPG; the protein is encoded by the coding sequence ATGAACGCCATTGTTATTACCCAGCCCGGCGGCCCCGAAGTGCTGGAGCTGCGCCAGCTGCCCCAGCCCGCGCCGGCTCCGCACGAAGTGTTGATTAAAGTAGCCGCCGCCGGCGTAAACCGGCCCGATGTGCTGCTGCGCCAGGGCAAGTACCGCGGCAGCGGAGACGTAAGCGGCCTGGTGCCGGGCCTGGAGGTAGCGGGCACGGTAGCCCAGTGCGGCGCGGCCGTAACCCGGTGGCAGCCCGGCGACGCGGTGTGCGCCCTGCTGGCCCAGGGCGGCTACGCCGAGTATGCCGCTGTGGATGCCCGCCATTGCCTACCCCTGCCCACCGGCTGGACCCCAACCCAGGCCGCCAGTCTGCCTGAAACGGTATTTACGGTGTGGCATAACGTTTTTGAGCGGGGGCAGCTGCAGCGCGGCGAAACGCTGTTGGTGCACGGCGGCGGCAGCGGCATTGGCGTCACGGCCGTGCAACTGGCCCGCGCCCTGGGCAGCCGGGTAGCTGCTACCGCCGGCTCCGCCGAGAAATGTGCCGCTGTACGCGCCCTGGGGGCCGAGTGGGCCATCAATTATAAAGAAGAGGACTTTGAAGAGGTGCTGGCCGAAGTCGGTGGGGTAGATGTGGTGCTGGATATGATTGGCGGCGACTACACGCCCAAAAACCTGCGCCTGCTCCGCGACGACGGCCGGCTGGTGTTTATCAATGCCATGCAGGGTAGCACCGCGGCCTTCAACGCCCTGGAAGTAATGGCCCGCCGCCTGACCATTACGGGCAGCACCCTGCGGCCCCGCTCCGCCGAGTTTAAGGCCGCCCTGACCACGGAAGTGGAGCGCCACGTCTGGCCCCTGCTGGCGGCCGGCAGCGTGCGGCCCATTATTCATGCCACTCTGCCGCTAACCCAGGCCGCCGATGCCCACCGCCTACTGGAAAGCAGCGCCCACATCGGCAAAATTGTGCTGACAGTGCCCGGTTAG
- a CDS encoding NAD(P)H-binding protein: MPTALLIGATGLVGDHLLRQLLLDERFDRLKVFVRRPTGYQSAKLEEHVVNFDQPQAWSEALTGDVLFSTLGTTLRQAGSQEAQYKVDYTYQYRTAQAAAANGVSAFVLVSSAGADADSFVFYNRMKGELERDIKRLPFQRIRILQPGVLAGGRQQVRLGEKIGLVLASVVGAVPPLRAYRPIHARVVAQAMINAALDEAPGVSTDTLGGVFTRAGETA; the protein is encoded by the coding sequence ATGCCTACTGCTCTGCTTATCGGCGCCACCGGACTGGTTGGCGACCACCTGCTCCGGCAACTACTGCTCGATGAGCGGTTTGATCGTCTGAAAGTGTTTGTCCGCCGCCCCACGGGCTACCAGAGCGCTAAGCTGGAGGAACACGTAGTGAATTTCGACCAGCCCCAGGCCTGGAGCGAGGCCCTGACCGGCGACGTGTTGTTCTCCACGCTAGGTACTACCCTGCGCCAGGCCGGCAGCCAGGAGGCTCAGTACAAGGTCGATTACACGTATCAGTACCGCACGGCCCAGGCTGCTGCTGCCAACGGCGTGTCAGCCTTCGTGCTGGTTTCCTCGGCCGGAGCTGATGCCGACTCTTTTGTGTTTTACAATCGGATGAAGGGCGAGTTGGAGCGTGATATCAAGCGCCTGCCGTTCCAGCGCATCCGGATTCTGCAGCCCGGGGTGCTGGCCGGCGGCCGCCAACAGGTGCGGCTGGGCGAGAAAATAGGGTTGGTGCTGGCTTCGGTGGTAGGGGCAGTGCCTCCGCTGCGGGCCTACCGCCCCATTCATGCCCGCGTGGTGGCCCAGGCCATGATCAACGCCGCCCTCGACGAAGCCCCCGGCGTCAGCACCGACACGCTGGGCGGCGTGTTCACGCGGGCCGGAGAAACGGCGTAA
- a CDS encoding thioredoxin family protein, which produces MKKLLPFLATCLVLALSSFIMLRPVAEGYQVGDKATDFKLKNVDGKMVSLADIKAAKGYIVVFTCNTCPYAKAYEQRIIDLNTKYAAQGYPVVAINPNDPAVAPGDSFADMQKRAKDKKYAFPYLQDETQQVAKQYGATRTPHLYVLTRQGNDFVVSYIGAIDDNSEDAKLVKTKYLENAMTDIIAGKPASVNSTKAIGCTIKWKRA; this is translated from the coding sequence ATGAAAAAGCTTCTTCCTTTTCTGGCGACTTGCCTGGTGCTGGCCCTGAGCAGCTTCATCATGCTTCGGCCGGTGGCCGAGGGCTACCAAGTGGGTGATAAAGCCACCGACTTCAAGCTCAAGAACGTGGACGGCAAGATGGTGTCTTTGGCCGATATCAAGGCCGCCAAAGGCTACATCGTGGTATTCACCTGCAACACCTGTCCCTACGCCAAAGCCTATGAGCAGCGCATCATCGACCTAAACACCAAGTACGCGGCTCAGGGCTACCCCGTGGTAGCTATCAACCCCAACGACCCCGCCGTAGCCCCCGGCGACTCCTTCGCCGACATGCAGAAGCGGGCCAAGGACAAGAAGTACGCCTTCCCCTACCTCCAGGACGAAACCCAGCAGGTAGCCAAGCAGTACGGCGCTACCCGCACGCCCCACCTCTACGTGCTCACCCGCCAGGGCAACGACTTTGTGGTGAGCTACATCGGGGCCATTGATGACAACTCCGAGGACGCCAAGCTGGTGAAGACCAAGTACCTGGAAAATGCCATGACCGACATCATAGCCGGTAAGCCCGCCTCGGTAAACTCTACCAAAGCCATTGGCTGCACCATCAAGTGGAAGCGGGCCTAG
- a CDS encoding TlpA disulfide reductase family protein: MNQLKFLVLAAAFLLLALPGQAQKVDVIKLPELQKRLSRSTDTTYVVNFWATWCAPCVKELPHFDQLTTTYAKQKVKVLLVSMDYASQLDKKVKPFVQKRGLKSEVVLLNETDPNTYLDKVDTKWTGALPFTIILNNAKRKRATFEQEMSAEELQKQLQAFVK; the protein is encoded by the coding sequence ATGAACCAACTGAAATTTCTTGTGCTGGCCGCTGCCTTCCTCCTCCTAGCGTTGCCCGGACAGGCTCAGAAAGTGGACGTTATTAAGCTGCCAGAGCTGCAGAAGCGCCTGAGCCGCTCCACTGACACGACCTACGTAGTGAATTTCTGGGCCACCTGGTGCGCCCCCTGTGTGAAGGAGCTGCCCCACTTCGACCAGCTCACGACTACCTACGCCAAGCAGAAAGTAAAAGTGCTGCTGGTGAGCATGGACTACGCCTCCCAGCTCGACAAAAAAGTAAAACCCTTTGTGCAGAAGCGGGGTCTGAAATCGGAAGTGGTGCTACTCAATGAAACCGACCCGAACACTTATCTTGACAAGGTAGATACCAAATGGACCGGGGCCCTGCCGTTTACCATCATCCTGAACAACGCTAAGCGCAAGCGCGCCACGTTTGAGCAGGAAATGTCGGCCGAGGAGCTGCAAAAGCAGCTGCAGGCGTTCGTGAAATAA